One stretch of Clavelina lepadiformis chromosome 6, kaClaLepa1.1, whole genome shotgun sequence DNA includes these proteins:
- the LOC143462710 gene encoding ferroptosis suppressor protein 1-like, translated as MGCGSSKPKSLYKQVVIVGGGYSGSYLAYLLQKFSLCEIILIDPKDCMHYFFAVPRCIVEPEFLKHSFIPFEDFVKKFVKGTVTSINAKKKLVLVNGARKIPYDYLVIATGSSSSFPIKLNKTCHGASKEDATNLYKAFTEEMKRAPDIILAGGNLLNIEIAGEIRADYPDKKVSLLCNENEKLICSSLPKELDEELRKLLYKKDIDLVSESEITNFESLVSNKFTNGQHLEKTNGKKIEADLVINCNEPEPSKDFCKEALGEALLESGKIKVDSFKARGCENIYSLGEATDVEEVLTPYNIQRQAEYLASRIQAEISNEEFTGSYQSSEFALLIAFGRYDGVGYENGNLLDEDDVMEKKSATFNVDIIWSSLGLHPPEL; from the exons ATGGGATGTGGTTCCTCCAAGCCAAAGTCTCTCTACAAGCAAGTGGTCATTGTAGGTGGAGGTTACAGTGGCTCGTATTTGGCCTATCTGCTTCAAAAGTTTTCCCTCTGTGAGATTATTTTAATCGATCCTAAAGATTGCATGCATTATTTCTTTGCCGTACCAAGATGCATCGTGGAACCAG AGTTTCTCAAGCATAGTTTCATTCCTTTCGaagattttgttaaaaagtttgttaaagGAACAGTAACCTCAATCAATGCAAAAAAGAAGCTTGTACTTGTGAATGGGGCAAGAAAG ATTCCGTACGACTATTTGGTGATCGCAACGGGCAGTTCCTCGTCGTTTCcaataaagttaaacaaaacatgtcaCGGAGCTTCCAAAGAAGATGCAACAAATTTGTACAAAGCTTTTACTGAAGAg ATGAAAAGGGCTCCGGACATCATACTTGCTGGGGGAAATTTACTTAACATAGAAATCGCCGGAGAAATAAGAGCAGATTATCCTGACAAAAAA GTGTCCCTTCTTTGCAATGAAAATGAGAAGTTAATATGTTCGAGTTTGCCGAAGGAATTGGACGAAGAACTACGAAagttattgtacaaaaaagaTATTGACCTTGTTTCTG AGAGTGAAATAACTAACTTCGAGTCGCTTGTATCGAACAAGTTTACCAATGGACAACACTTGGAAAAGACTAATGGAAAAAAGATAGAAGCTGATCTCGTAATAAACTGCAATGAACCAGAACCTTCAAAAGATTTTTGTAAAGAAGCATTAG GGGAAGCGCTTTTAGAGTCTGGCAAAATCAAAGTGGATTCGTTTAAGGCACGTggctgtgaaaatatttactcGCTTGGAGAGGCAACAGACGTAGAGGAAGTGCTGACACCATACAACATTCAAAGACAGGCAGAATACCTAGCTTCCCGCATACAAGCCGAAATTAGTAATGAAGAATTTACCGGATCGTATCAAAGCA GTGAGTTTGCGTTGCTAATAGCGTTCGGTCGTTACGACGGCGTTGGTTACGAAAACGGCAATTTACTTGATGAGGATGACGTTATGGAAAAGAAAAGCGCGACTTTTAACGTTGATATAATCTGGAGTAGTTTGGGTCTTCATCCTCCTGAATTATAG
- the LOC143462252 gene encoding uncharacterized protein LOC143462252: MAALNKFTMTPLLKKKNHANEVEEMSLIAIKRRMEVIKKFPGDERTAKTLEKYPSYKLKEKCITDIAIFFGYSSKENMVNKCRLRFCNFIEGRSLCRETGCVCLMEFSKVMNQLEAVSSLKELSTVIKLMNDGSVKLVKDRKQPHNLCAGTK, from the exons ATGGCAGCCTTAAATAAATTCACAATGACGCCActtctgaaaaagaaaaatcacgcAAACGAGGTGGAAGAAATGTCATTAATAGCGATCAAGAGGAGGATGGaagttatcaaaaaatttcctGGTGACGAACGCACTGCGAAGACTTTAGAAAAGTACCCATCATACAAGTTGAAAGAAAAG TGCATAACCGACATTGCTATATTCTTTGGATATTCCTCTAAAGAAAACATGGTGAACAAGTGCCGGTTacgattttgtaatttcatcGAGGGAAGGTCATTGTGCCGTGAAACAGGGTGTGTATGCCTAATGGAATTTTCCAAAGTTATGAACCAACTAGAAGCGGTTTCTTCTCTTAAAGAGCTATCTACTGTCATCAAGCTTATGAATGATGGAAGCGTAAAGCTCGTTAAAGATCGAAAACAGCCACATAATTTGTGTGCAGGTACTAAATGA
- the LOC143462325 gene encoding uncharacterized protein LOC143462325, whose amino-acid sequence MENNSRKRRRSSILKKSPHRKSLADIDPNTEYNAVDEDVTRHGFKRRVSFANTYQVKEISRVADIAEKWPEPSSDIDVTNISNISKLSKDFSSKKQQAEPNLALTKLLQAPIVQNDKDKENRSEIILSAHEKTYSDLSRSNCEHLEAKRKKLEDEFVQQNIHTKPVLIPAFLTDGTDDDEANVKDSKITLSKVDTTELQADSALSFTTEFLKSSQKSFSPSNEAFKPDVDISVPFSFDNSNMKNSSALSYQSMSGKSKGRQSEKETEISDQEATVAFTENTPKENCLQDPSMNSTNGVSSIKPNRCKDEPCTQGMDLTCMTIPVANISQITDAKLSASLKPVTPFEANTSLMDFTCVTLPKLSDGENEVFELSSTTQDFTTQNLNTTSNSMNFTCLEVGGLVKDAQAELDVSSSQNTDCRRTVLAGLKETNLDEESMEETVIDSIHFLSKTSLQTSLAMMCCDTNKSAAKQGMTAASLTHGEDLVSQPPLNVLDKTSGHLDDMTMTLCINQPIKLASTSAPPPKKYKLANKENETSYLHNYTEPYQDTKAQSNEEYTKPLATFDDMDITCKSFIGTQFNSERDHCDLNSTEGTEITCKTIQSPSKNNSCLYDDVIQKRQSHTVAPNKDTKNLSFTASAPIEKLNQTHKDTMESTCKLFTVARTSAVVSTSHSPDFSEADPEIEEKPINKDGVESSNISQVMTTVSMELVQSEGDALDITCAVPSKIGEANKTHNVLPTTQAGEDTYKPTFPQAIASSSEGLNHFVDDALDITCAVPSKIVEANKIQEVLLTTQAGEDTYKPTFPQAIASSSEELDHFVDDALDITCAVPSKIVEANKIQEVLLTTQVGEDTNKSTFPQVITSSSEELDHSVDYTLDITCAVPSKIVEANKILEVSLTTHASEEEDKSTKSITPSFQNNALDKSNFSLNGMELTCFPTNNLQVTKDLINSKMENSVRIEIDDVFLPTIEHVNERSKTNEDITEQKTFFHSNDVIKTDAVINNTTLAVANLPKNISSVGLPVSENQTEPAKKLIENTSNKPCSTEENIEADKINENRVAVQSPIMHLPNVLVSKSDNVVGQIPDDNCGNNALEFVFDTPLYKSTPNFPVDHEIKFLPSPDTVDEKASISPSDHKEQKNENIIDEKDNYMELQPSKSSSSNMGQCSNDESVKNIDLAHSLLTSMTDNVLLHNDPTCSINIDSFLREYTNVRIGTNKKCAKQRRSLIVPSQAPERPNALPDIIKAIFMQSRNLPIYEEFNKSVREKLESLEKQIESKEAEINSSNPELMKTIRSCCEMEREELVEEIENLAHKCKNLTKAFWKVAKSKLSKSLAQSINSTIESELHPIVNRLSLFGDIRQLLETAVIEMETANVDLDLTEKCLLEQGDPPDEEQVVEYQDNQKHIESLEQKLSHVVALNHKLVSETMEWNSARNNLWESIDKQDEMEEERQEKKELAKMKRRIITNLQRFIPWKLLQDSNHQKSFGFLQNTFIVHIFFNNSRLITSFDCTSTLPDGFARLDKNVYNFLHKLLALCISSDRLVAEYKSMDDLNKALGMISRCTNAVQTLHRELENVSMDYSHCSLDFVDTTVVVDFHCRAPNFCSFRVSFDFLKNQLDRSTCSSFQPQFYRFMQDKYTFGKFSETNVMQALQSVKVHSHFYFTRLVQAVVKLMTSTET is encoded by the exons ATGGAAAACAACTCAAGGAAAAGAAGACGTTCTTCA ATATTGAAAAAGTCACCTCATCGAAAATCATTAGCTGATATTGATCCCAACACTGAGTATAATGCA GTTGACGAAGATGTAACACGCCATGGATTTAAGCGAAGAGtcagttttgcaaatacttACCAAGTCAA AGAAATCAGTCGTGTTGCTGATATTGCCGAAAAGTGGCCTGAACCTTCTTCGGATATTG ATGTTACGAATATCAGCAATATATCGAAGCTATCAAAAGATTTTTCATCCAAGAAACAGCAAGCAGAACCAAATCTCGCCTTGACCAAGCTGCTTCAAGCCCCAATAGTTCAAAATGACAAGGACAAAGAAAACAGAAGTGAAATA ATTTTATCAGCACATGAAAAAACCTACAGTGACCTTTCAAGATCGAATTGCGAACATCTTGAAGCAAAAAGAAAGAAGCTAGAGGATGAATTTGTTCAACAGAATATACACACAAAGCCCGTCTTAATTCCAGCATTTCTGACAGATGGTACTGATGATGACGAAGCAAATGTTAAGGATTCAAAGATAACTTTGTCTAAAGTTGACACAACAGAGCTGCAGGCTGATTCTGCACTTTCCTTTACAACAGAGTTTTTGAAAAGTTCTCAAAAATCTTTCAGCCCGTCTAATGAGGCCTTTAAACCAGATGTTGATATTTCTGTACCATTTTCATTTGATAATTCGAACATGAAAAATAGCAGTGCTTTGAGTTACCAAAGTATGTCTGGGAAAAGCAAAGGTAGGCAGAGTGAAAAGGAAACTGAAATTTCTGATCAGGAAGCCACCGTCGCTTTCACCGAGAACACACCAAAAGAAAACTGCTTGCAAGATCCTTCAATGAACTCCACAAATGGAGTTAGCTCTATTAAGCCAAATAGATGTAAGGATGAGCCTTGTACACAAGGTATGGACTTAACTTGTATGACAATCCCAGTTGCAAACATTTCACAGATAACCGATGCTAAACTGTCTGCTAGCTTGAAACCTGTCACACCATTTGAAGCTAACACAAGTCTCATGGATTTCACTTGTGTTACGCTTCCAAAGTTGAGTGATGGGGAAAACGAAGTTTTCGAACTAAGCAGTACAACACAGGATTTCACAACTCAGAACTTGAACACCACAAGCAATTCGATGAATTTTACATGTCTCGAAGTCGGCGGTTTGGTCAAGGATGCCCAAGCAGAATTGGACGTCTCATCATCACAAAACACAGACTGTAGAAGGACTGTGCTGGCGGGTTTGAAGGAAACAAACTTGGATGAGGAAAGCATGGAAGAAACTGTGATAGACAGCATTCATTTTCTTTCCAAAACTTCCTTGCAAACTTCACTTGCGATGATGTGTTGTGATACCAATAAGAGTGCTGCAAAGCAAGGTATGACAGCCGCATCATTAACACATGGTGAAGACTTGGTGTCCCAGCCGCCTCTcaatgttttagataaaacTTCAGGACATTTGGATGACATGACTATGACCTTGTGCATCAATCAACCAATAAAACTGGCATCCACTTCAGCACCGCCTCCCAAGAAATACAAGCTAGCCAACAAGGAAAATGAAACGTCATACCTTCACAACTATACTGAACCTTATCAAGATACCAAGGCACAAAGCAATGAAGAATATACAAAACCTTTGGCAACTTTTGATGACATGGACATAACTTGTAAAAGCTTTATTGGAACCCAATTTAACAGTGAAAGAGACCACTGCGACCTAAATTCCACAGAAGGTACTGAAATAACCTGTAAAACTATACAATCACcttcaaaaaacaattcatgTTTGTATGATGATGTCATTCAAAAAAGGCAATCCCATACTGTTGCCCCTAACAAAGATACAaagaatttaagttttactgcTTCTGCGCCTATAGAAAAATTGAACCAAACTCACAAAGATACCATGGAGTCTACCTGTAAATTGTTTACTGTTGCAAGAACGTCAGCAGTAGTGTCTACTTCACATAGCCCGGATTTTTCTGAAGCTGATCCCGAAATAGAGGAAAAACCAATTAATAAAGATGGTGTTGAAAGTAGCAATATTTCACAAGTTATGACAACTGTCTCTATGGAGTTAGTTCAATCTGAGGGTGATGCCTTGGATATTACTTGTGCTGTACCTTCCAAAATAGGTGAAGCCAATAAAACTCATAATGTATTACCTACCACCCAAGCCGGTGAAGATACATATAAACCTACATTTCCACAAGCGATAGCAAGTTCATCCGAAGGATTAAATCACTTTGTTGATGATGCTTTGGATATTACCTGCGCTGTACCTTCAAAAATAGTGGAAGCCAATAAAATTCAGGAAGTATTACTTACAACCCAAGCTGGTGAAGATACATATAAACCTACATTTCCACAAGCGATAGCAAGTTCATCCGAAGAATTGGATCACTTTGTTGATGATGCTTTGGATATTACCTGCGCTGTACCTTCAAAAATAGTGGAAGCCAATAAAATTCAGGAAGTATTACTAACAACCCAAGTTGGTGAAGATACAAATAAATCTACTTTTCCGCAAGTTATTACAAGTTCATCCGAAGAATTGGATCACTCTGTTGATTATACTTTGGATATTACCTGTGCTGTACCTTCCAAAATAGTGGAAGCCAATAAAATTCTGGAAGTATCACTTACAACTCATGCGAGTGAGGAGGAAGATAAATCTACCAAAAGTATTACTCCatcatttcaaaataatgCTCTAGACAAATCTAATTTTTCCTTAAATGGCATGGAGCTTACTTGTTTTCCTACGAACAACTTGCAGGTAACAAAGGATCTGATTAATTCGAAAATGGAAAACTCTGTAAGAATAGAGATTGATGATGTTTTTCTTCCAACGATTGAACATGTAAATGAGAGATCCAAGACTAATGAAGATATCacagaacaaaaaacattttttcattctAATGATGTCATCAAAACAGATGCTGTTATAAATAATACCACCTTAGCTGTTGCAAACTTGccgaaaaatatttcatctgTAGGTTTGCCTGTGTCAGAAAATCAAACCGAGCCCGCAAAAAAACTAATTGAAAATACATCAAATAAGCCCTGTTCAACagaagaaaatattgaagctgataaaatcaatgaaaacagAGTTGCTGTTCAATCCCCTATCATGCACTTACCTAATGTGCTTGTAAGCAAATCTGATAATGTGGTTGGACAAATTCCTGATGATAACTGTGGAAATAATGCATTAGAATTTGTCTTTGATACACCATTATACAAGTCGACACCAAATTTTCCTGTAGatcatgaaataaaatttcttccaAGTCCAGACACTGTTGATGAAAAAGCCAGCATTAGCCCCAGTGATCACAAAGagcaaaaaaacgaaaacatcATAGATGAAAAGGATAATTACATGGAATTGCAGCCCAGTAAGTCGTCTTCCAGCAATATGGGTCAGTGTTCTAATGACGAGTCAGTGAAAAATATCGACCTTGCACATTCTTTGCTCACATCAATGACCGACAATGTCCTGCTTCACAACGACCCTACTTGCAGTATTAACATAGACAGCTTTCTTCGGGAATACACCAACGTCAGAATCGGGACAAACAAGAAATGTGCAAAACAACGTAGGAGTCTGATTGTTCCCTCCCAGGCACCAGAGAGACCAAATGCCTTACCAGACATTATTAAAGCCATTTTCATGCAATCAAGAAATTTGCCAATTTATGAAGAGTTCAACAAATCCGTTCGAGAAAAGTTGGAAAG TTTGGAAAAACAGATTGAGTCAAAAGAAGCAGAAATTAATTCCTCAAATCCTGAACTGATGAAAACTATTCGATCCTGTTGTGAAATGGAAAGAGAGGAGTTGGTTGAAGAGATTGAAAATCTTGCCCATAAATGTAAAAACCTTACAAAG GCATTCTGGAAGGTCGCTAAGAGCAAGCTTAGTAAAAGTCTTGCTCAATCTATAAACTCAACAATCGAAAGTGAACTGCATCCGATAGTGAATCGTTTGAGCTTATTTGGGGATATTCGGCAGCTTCTTGAAACTGCTGTCATTGAAATGGAAACAG cTAATGTGGACCTGGACTTGACAGAAAAGTGCTTATTAGAGCAAGGTGATCCCCCAGATGAAGAACAGGTGGTTGAATATCAAGACAATCAGAAGCACATCGAATCATTAGAACAAA AACTCTCCCATGTTGTTGCACTAAACCACAAGTTGGTTTCTGAAACCATGGAGTGGAATAGTGCAAGAAATAATCTGTGGGAGTCAATTGATAAGCAAGATGAAATGGAAGAAGAAAGACAAGAAAAAAAGGAGCTTGCAAAGATGAAAAGAAGAATAATTACAAACTTGCAACG GTTTATTCCATGGAAGCTTTTGCAAGACTCCAATCATCAAAAGTCATTTGGTTTTCTTCAAAACACATTTATTGTACATATCTTTTTCAACAACTCAAGACTCATTACTTCTTTTGATTGCACTTCCACCCTACCAG ATGGTTTTGCAAGATTAGACAAAAATGTCtataattttcttcacaaactGCTTGCCTTATGTATCAGCAGTGATCGTTTGGTTGCTGAATACAAGAGTATGGATGACCTAAATAAG GCATTAGGTATGATTTCAAGGTGCACAAATGCTGTGCAAACCTTGCATCGTGaacttgaaaatgtttctatggACTACAGCCATTGTTCTTTAGATTTTGTTGACACCACAGTAGTTGTAGATTTCCACTGTCGAGCGCCAAACTTCTGCAG CTTCAGAGTATCGTTTGACTTCTTAAAAAATCAGCTGGACAGATCAACTTGCTCTTCCTTCCAACCTCAATTTTACAGATTTATGCAGGATAAATATACGTTTGGCAAGTTCAG TGAGACGAATGTGATGCAAGCTCTCCAGTCTGTGAAAGTGCATTCTCACTTTTACTTTACACGACTTGTTCAAGCTGTTGTGAAACTCATGACGTCTACAGAAACTTAA
- the LOC143462529 gene encoding protein PAT1 homolog 1-like, with the protein MSHHQLPTPYKRPLNGGKLGDDNIDQRNEDTFGSGAVEEDWELDHNNFVEFDISRYKKQLDGKEESNENLGLDIPKVIANGCHQENFQSPLLSPSQLNEEELELSNQQLAAAVEELVLNSDQDQDAIDPAIVSLRRQATPSAGKLPASPKLPPHYDTSKSNQFGQSKFQEMFRRPQGSMFTGKMSKIWKEKETLGLNFLSRLGGSTPTPPPGFEPRPSSPPLEDEAILTAIKDRPMSCNPLLSLSNPLVVKAEDLERELQGSSSRGPSPIYGISIPEENPPSPVDRSLPARSVSPIFGSPSPSNLPIGTPPKHVIMDMMHQLEQQKKAAEQDKSGVFQHPGTSGTVPHPYFSLPPGVPAPPLPIIIHTPNRPIAPNSSSRMQFPVQAAPANFVWPARPGVPINPLNAQDFVQRLGFGMPPRSPVQSPIGSPHTFNASHSAGKQNIRRNMPMPPGVIANQGFPLCKQSMMPSVSAKRLPLPRFGPGHLHPEHSKFVRMRQQRHDGRRDRRHYNNHRGQNREGVVGIPGDPYANIMTQKEKDWVIRIQMMALQSDRPEIDDYYYQNYIEQRLRDGKLNSNDSNTPTRLITPTKPNMENRKYVPVQFVNSLGKLTASSVYNPRQIIDLAQPAPAEEDGGNIEQGTNSRLALSKRLVVYKIIEKAYDLIVVMEELQYKLENFNEVPIQERDLLRNDLQSKSESMVDVLGFHDNTEFHAHADPVFQVMKIRKGKKLVARAIPFLCQEYGFIVAQSIFAHLAILIKRDSKDRVLHEMYPPLSNVISLFTAKQFVNACSFLTSFALTAAIKDQVGATIICKLLNKGSELFSSVDDITEKSQWKKFVSDVHDVIISVANPKEGSRHSRPSNPSPLLEGFPNVFQVLDDTNKNVSSEKLKRSYQQLITEKSNADGVKMISD; encoded by the exons ATGAGCCACCACCAACTGCCGACACCTTACAAG cGTCCATTGAACGGTGGGAAGTTAGGTGATGATAACATAGACCAGCGCAATGAAGATACCTTTGGTTCAGGTGCAGTTG AAGAGGATTGGGAATTGGATCacaataattttgttgaatttgatATCTCAAGATATAAGAAGCAGCTAGATGGCAAGGAGGAAAGCAATG AGAATCTTGGACTTGATATTCCCAAAGTGATTGCGAATGGATGCCATCAAGAAAACTTTCAGTCACCATTGCTATCCCCTTCACAACTTAATGAGGAAGAATTGGAATTGTCAAATCAGCAGTTGGCCGCAGCCGTGGAAGAACTTGTTCTTAACAGTGATCAAGATCAAGATGCGATTGACCCAGCTATTGTCAGTTTACGAAGGCAAGCCACCCCATCTGCTGGAAAACTTCCTGCAAGTCCAAA GCTTCCCCCCCATTATGATACTTCAAAAAGTAACCAATTTGGTCAATCTAAGTTTCAAGAAATGTTTAGACGGCCTCAGGGCTCAATGTTTACGGGGAAAATG AGCAAGATCtggaaagaaaaagaaacacTTGGTCTCAATTTTCTTTCACGATTAGGTGGGTCTACGCCAACCCCTCCACCAGGATTTGAACCACGACCTTCAAGTCCTCCACTAGAG gATGAAGCCATACTTACTGCCATCAAAGATAGGCCCATGAGTTGTAACCCACTGCTTAGCTTGTCAAACCCACTGGTTGTGAAagctgaagatttggaaaggGAACTACAAGGTTCATCATCTAG ggGCCCATCTCCAATTTATGGAATAAGTATCCCCGAAGAAAATCCACCAAGTCCTGTTGATCGATCACTTCCAGCTCGCTCAGTATCACCGATATTTGGCAGCCCGTCACCCTCGAATCTGCCCATTGGCACCCCACCAAAGCATGTAATTATGGACATGATGCATCAGTTGGAACAG CAAAAGAAAGCTGCAGAACAAGACAAGTCTGGTGTTTTTCAACATCCTGGGACTTCTGGTACTGTTCCTCATCCATACTTTTCACTACCTCCTGGTGTTCCTGCTCCTCCACTCCCAATTATCATCCATACTCCTAATAGGCCAATTGCTCCGAACTCTTCCAGCAGAATGCAGTTTCCTGTTCAGGCTGCACCAGCAAACTTTGTGTGGCCTGCACGACCTGGTGTACCTATTAACCCATTGAATGCACAA gattttgtccaaagacTAGGATTTGGAATGCCACCCAGATCCCCAGTACAGAGCCCAATTGGCTCTCCTCATACTTTTAATGCTTCTCATTCAGCAGGAAAACAGAATATCCGAAGAAATATGCCCATGCCGCCAGGTGTTATAGCAAACCAAGGCTTTCCACTTTGTAAACAGAGCATGATGCCTAGTGTTTCTGCAAA ACGACTTCCGTTGCCACGATTTGGACCCGGGCACTTACATCCAGAACATAGTAAGTTTGTCAGAATGAGACAGCAGCGCCATGATGGCCGTCGAGATCGGAGACATTACAATAACCACAG AGGTCAAAATCGTGAAGGTGTGGTGGGGATACCTGGTGATCCATATGCGAATATCATGACCCAGAAAGAAAAGGATTGGGTCATTCGTATCCAGATGATGGCTTTGCAAAGTGATCGTCCAGAGATTGATGACTATTACTATCAG AACTACATTGAACAACGTCTGCGTGATGGTAAGTTGAACTCTAATGACTCCAACACTCCGACCAGGCTCATCACACCAACTAAACCAAACATGGAAAACAGGAAATATGTTCCAG tGCAATTTGTCAATTCTCTTGGCAAGCTAACAGCATCAAGTGTGTACAACCCTCGACAAATCATTGATCTTGCCCAACCTGCCCCTGCTGAAGAAGATGGTGGA AATATTGAGCAAGGCACTAACAGCAGACTAGCGTTGAGCAAGAGGCTTGTGGtttataaaatcattgaaaag GCTTACGACTTGATCGTTGTGATGGAAGAGTTGCAGTATAAGTTGGAAAATTTCAACGAAGTCCCAATCCAAGAAAG AGACCTTCTTAGAAACGATTTGCAATCCAAGTCAGAGTCGATGGTTGACGTGCTTGGTTTTCATGACAACACAGAATTTCATGCTCATGCTGACCCAGTGTTTCAAGTTATGAAAATCAGAAAAGGAAAGAAACTTGTCGCAAGGGCCATTCCTTTTCTATGCCAG GAATATGGTTTCATTGTTGCGCAGTCCATATTTGCTCATCTTGCAATTCTCATTAAGCGAGATTCAAAAGACAGg GTACTTCATGAAATGTACCCTCCTCTAAGCAATGTTATATCATTATTTACCGCAAAACAGTTTGTGAACGCTTGCTCATTTTTGACTTCTTTTGCACTTACAGCTGCAATTAAAGACCAA GTTGGTGCAACAATTATATGCAAATTACTTAACAAAGGAAGTGAATTGTTTAGCAGTGTGGATGACATAACAGAAAAAAGCCAATG GAAAAAATTTGTGTCCGATGTGCATGATGTGATAATTTCCGTTGCAAACCCTAAAGAAGGGTCCCGCCACTCCCGTCCGAGCAACCCTTCCCCCCTCTTGGAAGGCTTTCCAAATGTCTTTCAAGTGCTGGAtgatacaaataaaaatgtgtcctcagaaaaattgaaaagatCATACCAGCAGCTCATAACAGAAAAGAGCAATGCGGATGGAGTCAAGATGATTTCCGATTGA